Proteins encoded in a region of the Cupriavidus pauculus genome:
- the fabF gene encoding beta-ketoacyl-ACP synthase II, which translates to MSRRRVVVTGLGLVSPVGNTVAEGWANLVAGKSGIATITKFDPSAFACHFAGEVKGFNAEDYIPAKEARNMDTFIHFGIAAGTQALRDSGLEVTEANAERIGVLVGSGIGGLPMIEDTQMVLANRGPRRISPFFVPGSIINMISGHLSIIHGVKGPNIAAVTACTTGLHSIGLAARLIQYGDADAMLAGGAESTVSPLGIGGFAAARALSTRNDDPAGASRPWDKDRDGFVLGEGAGVLMLEEYEHAKARGARIYAELTGFGMSGDAFHMTAPNTDGPRRCMVNALKDAGVNPDEVHYLNAHGTSTPLGDKNESDAVKLAFGDAAYKLAVNSTKSMTGHLLGGAGGLESVFTVLAIHHQVSPPTINLVNQDPECDLDYVANTAREMKIDVAVKNNFGFGGTNGTLVFKRV; encoded by the coding sequence GTGAGCCGTCGTCGCGTCGTCGTCACTGGGCTTGGCCTTGTGTCTCCGGTTGGAAACACGGTCGCCGAAGGCTGGGCCAATCTGGTTGCCGGCAAGTCCGGCATCGCCACCATTACCAAATTCGATCCTTCCGCATTCGCCTGCCATTTCGCCGGTGAAGTGAAGGGCTTCAACGCCGAGGATTACATCCCCGCGAAGGAAGCCCGGAACATGGATACGTTTATCCATTTCGGCATTGCGGCAGGAACCCAGGCGCTGCGCGACAGTGGCCTGGAGGTGACGGAAGCCAACGCCGAGCGCATCGGCGTGCTCGTCGGCTCGGGCATCGGCGGCCTGCCGATGATCGAGGATACGCAGATGGTGCTGGCCAATCGCGGCCCGCGTCGCATCTCGCCGTTCTTCGTCCCGGGTTCGATCATCAACATGATCTCGGGCCACCTGTCGATCATCCACGGCGTGAAGGGCCCGAACATCGCGGCCGTCACGGCGTGCACGACGGGCCTGCACAGCATCGGCCTGGCCGCGCGCCTGATCCAGTATGGCGATGCGGACGCGATGCTCGCGGGCGGTGCCGAGTCGACCGTCTCCCCGCTGGGCATCGGCGGCTTTGCCGCGGCGCGCGCGCTGTCGACGCGCAACGACGATCCGGCGGGCGCCTCGCGTCCGTGGGACAAGGACCGCGACGGCTTCGTGCTGGGCGAGGGTGCCGGCGTGCTCATGCTCGAGGAGTACGAGCACGCGAAGGCGCGCGGCGCACGTATCTATGCGGAGCTGACCGGCTTCGGCATGAGCGGCGACGCGTTCCACATGACCGCCCCGAACACGGACGGTCCGCGCCGCTGCATGGTCAACGCGCTCAAGGATGCCGGCGTCAACCCGGACGAGGTGCATTACCTGAACGCGCACGGCACGTCCACGCCGCTGGGCGACAAGAACGAGTCCGACGCGGTCAAGCTGGCCTTCGGCGATGCCGCCTACAAGCTGGCGGTGAATTCGACCAAGTCGATGACGGGCCATCTGCTGGGCGGTGCCGGCGGCCTCGAGTCGGTGTTCACGGTCCTGGCGATTCATCACCAGGTCTCCCCGCCGACGATCAACCTGGTCAACCAGGATCCGGAGTGCGATCTCGACTACGTGGCCAACACAGCACGCGAGATGAAGATCGATGTTGCCGTGAAGAACAACTTCGGTTTTGGCGGCACCAACGGCACGCTTGTCTTCAAGCGCGTCTGA
- a CDS encoding sigma-E factor negative regulatory protein, with the protein MGQAHKQSVHAVQVVEASEQISVLMDGELAPNEVDAVLALAKGDAGMADWSTYQLIGDALRSEELTHAGSTDAFLARFSATLEAEPHVLVPAVAAASRQRMLVRPSWVRRVMPGTAIAAAVAAVSWVVVPQMRGPADIGAPDAVVARAEQPAAAVQSVVAKPAASGALVTVAADSSQMIRDPRLDEYLRAHRTSVATDAVVPTMRTVANGANFTQDNSQE; encoded by the coding sequence ATGGGTCAGGCTCATAAGCAGTCGGTTCATGCGGTTCAGGTAGTGGAAGCATCGGAGCAAATCTCCGTATTGATGGACGGCGAGCTGGCGCCGAACGAAGTCGATGCAGTACTGGCGCTCGCCAAGGGCGATGCCGGCATGGCCGACTGGTCAACCTATCAGCTGATTGGCGATGCCCTGCGGTCCGAGGAACTCACGCATGCCGGTTCGACCGATGCGTTCCTCGCCCGGTTTTCCGCGACGCTGGAAGCCGAGCCGCACGTGCTGGTTCCCGCGGTTGCCGCGGCGAGCCGCCAGCGCATGCTCGTGCGCCCGTCGTGGGTACGCCGCGTGATGCCGGGCACCGCGATCGCGGCCGCCGTGGCCGCGGTGAGCTGGGTCGTCGTGCCGCAGATGCGCGGCCCCGCCGACATCGGTGCGCCGGATGCCGTGGTGGCACGCGCGGAACAGCCGGCGGCAGCCGTGCAGTCCGTCGTCGCCAAGCCTGCCGCGAGCGGTGCGCTGGTGACCGTCGCGGCCGACAGTTCGCAGATGATCCGCGACCCGCGCCTCGACGAGTACCTGCGCGCGCACCGTACGTCGGTGGCGACCGATGCCGTCGTGCCCACCATGCGCACGGTGGCCAACGGCGCCAATTTCACCCAGGATAATTCGCAGGAATAA
- a CDS encoding MucB/RseB C-terminal domain-containing protein, giving the protein MHKGHTPANVAGGYGMKGLRRSFFLALCLTAAAATAQPDSTLNRRDATAWLNKIHRAAQRENYVGTLIYQRGSVMHASRIQHYSDLVHNEYERLETLDGKPREVLRQNDVVHSLIPEAKLVVVEKQEAKDRFPALLATNKTDVLDLYDMRKLPAERVAGVECEVFALEPHDSARYAVRLWADKNSGLLMRAQTLGEGGKVLEQVAFSQVDIGVPSEKQRILSAIKNSSSWNHYEVNYQPANLADEGWTINPPLKGFQKIREVRRPLGELRAPAQDSKDGNKGQVFEVLQVVYSDGLTGLSIFIEPVSEQRTRREGVASLGATQVVVRRVSDYWITVVGEVPAATVKQFATAVEYRPPKTVH; this is encoded by the coding sequence ATGCATAAGGGACACACGCCTGCCAACGTAGCAGGCGGATACGGAATGAAGGGCCTGCGCAGGTCCTTTTTTCTGGCCTTGTGTCTGACCGCTGCCGCAGCGACTGCGCAGCCGGACAGCACGCTGAACCGCCGCGACGCCACCGCATGGCTCAACAAGATCCATCGGGCGGCGCAACGCGAAAACTACGTTGGCACGCTGATCTATCAGCGTGGCAGCGTGATGCACGCCTCGCGCATCCAGCACTACAGCGACCTCGTGCACAACGAGTACGAACGCCTCGAAACGCTCGATGGCAAGCCGCGTGAAGTGCTGCGTCAGAACGACGTCGTCCACAGCCTGATTCCCGAAGCGAAGCTCGTGGTCGTGGAGAAGCAGGAAGCAAAGGACCGCTTCCCGGCGCTGCTCGCGACGAACAAGACCGACGTGCTCGATCTGTACGACATGCGCAAGCTGCCGGCGGAGCGCGTGGCGGGCGTCGAGTGCGAGGTGTTCGCGCTGGAGCCGCACGACAGCGCGCGGTATGCGGTGCGCCTGTGGGCGGACAAGAACTCGGGATTGCTGATGCGCGCGCAGACGCTGGGCGAGGGCGGCAAGGTGCTCGAGCAGGTCGCGTTCTCGCAGGTCGATATCGGCGTGCCGTCGGAGAAGCAGCGCATTCTCTCGGCGATCAAGAACTCCAGTTCCTGGAACCACTACGAGGTCAACTACCAGCCGGCCAACCTGGCCGACGAGGGGTGGACCATCAACCCGCCGCTCAAGGGTTTCCAGAAGATTCGCGAAGTGCGCCGTCCGCTCGGCGAGCTGCGCGCGCCCGCCCAGGACAGCAAGGACGGGAACAAGGGTCAGGTGTTCGAGGTGCTGCAGGTCGTCTACAGCGACGGCCTTACCGGTCTGTCGATCTTTATCGAGCCGGTGTCGGAGCAGCGTACGCGCCGCGAAGGCGTGGCCTCTCTCGGCGCGACCCAGGTGGTCGTGCGCCGCGTGTCCGATTACTGGATCACCGTCGTCGGCGAGGTGCCGGCCGCCACGGTCAAGCAATTCGCAACGGCCGTCGAATACCGTCCGCCCAAGACGGTACACTGA
- the fabG gene encoding 3-oxoacyl-ACP reductase FabG gives MSKLLDNQVALVTGASRGIGRAIAIELARQGAYVIGTATSEAGAATIGEYLAAEGLKGNGAVLNVNDAARCDALVEEIVKTHGGLNVLVNNAGITQDQLAMRMKDEDWLNVIDTNLTAVFRLSRAVLRPMMKARGGRIINITSVVGSTGNPGQMNYAAAKAGVEGMSRALAREIGSRNVTVNSVAPGFIDTDMTKVLSEEQHAALKSQIPLGRLGQPEDIANAVAFLAGPQAAYITGTTLHVNGGMYM, from the coding sequence ATGAGCAAGCTTCTCGACAATCAGGTTGCACTGGTCACCGGCGCATCGCGCGGCATCGGCCGTGCCATCGCGATCGAACTCGCGCGTCAGGGCGCCTACGTCATCGGCACCGCGACCAGCGAAGCCGGCGCCGCGACGATCGGTGAATACCTCGCGGCCGAAGGCCTCAAGGGCAACGGCGCCGTGCTCAACGTCAACGACGCCGCACGCTGCGACGCCCTCGTCGAGGAAATCGTGAAGACGCATGGCGGCCTGAACGTGCTGGTGAACAATGCCGGCATCACGCAGGACCAGCTGGCCATGCGCATGAAGGACGAGGACTGGCTCAACGTCATCGACACGAACCTGACGGCCGTCTTCCGCCTGTCGCGCGCCGTGCTGCGCCCGATGATGAAGGCGCGCGGCGGCCGCATCATCAATATCACCTCGGTGGTCGGTTCGACCGGCAACCCGGGCCAGATGAACTACGCGGCGGCCAAGGCCGGCGTGGAGGGCATGTCCCGCGCGCTCGCGCGCGAGATCGGCAGCCGCAACGTCACGGTCAACAGCGTGGCGCCTGGCTTCATCGATACCGACATGACCAAGGTCCTGTCGGAAGAACAACATGCCGCGCTGAAGTCGCAGATCCCCCTCGGCCGTCTGGGCCAGCCGGAAGACATCGCGAACGCGGTGGCTTTCCTGGCCGGTCCGCAGGCGGCCTACATCACGGGCACGACGCTGCACGTGAACGGTGGCATGTATATGTGA
- the acpP gene encoding acyl carrier protein has translation MDNIEQRVKKIVAEQLGVAEADIKNESSFVNDLGADSLDTVELVMALEDEFGMEIPDEEAEKITTVQQAIDYATAHVKA, from the coding sequence ATGGACAATATCGAACAACGCGTCAAGAAAATCGTGGCTGAACAGCTTGGCGTGGCCGAGGCAGACATCAAGAACGAATCGTCGTTCGTGAACGATCTCGGCGCCGACTCGCTGGACACGGTTGAACTCGTGATGGCGTTGGAAGATGAATTCGGCATGGAGATTCCGGACGAGGAAGCCGAGAAGATCACGACTGTGCAACAAGCGATCGATTACGCTACCGCACACGTCAAGGCCTAA
- the fabD gene encoding ACP S-malonyltransferase has product MTFAFVFPGQGSQAVGMLNAFADNAVVRATLEEASAALGQDIGRLIAEGPAEELNLTTNTQPVMLTAAVAVYRAWLDAGGPRPALVAGHSLGEYSALVAAGVIPFADAVPLVRFRAQAMQEAVPVGEGGMAAILGLSDDDVRAACAEAASAGVVEAVNFNAPSQVVIAGHKGAVERACEIAKAKGAKRALPLPVSAPFHSSLLKPASDRLKERMATLTFAAPQIPLVNNVDVAIVSDPEQIKDALVRQAAAPVRWVECVQKIAAEGVTHVIECGPGKVLAGMTKRIDGNLVGGAIFDPASLQDTLALLK; this is encoded by the coding sequence ATGACATTCGCATTCGTATTTCCGGGCCAGGGCTCGCAGGCAGTGGGCATGCTCAATGCCTTCGCCGACAATGCGGTCGTGCGCGCGACGCTCGAGGAAGCATCCGCGGCGCTCGGCCAGGACATCGGCCGCCTGATCGCCGAAGGTCCGGCGGAAGAACTGAACCTCACCACGAACACGCAGCCGGTCATGCTGACCGCCGCGGTGGCCGTGTACCGTGCATGGCTCGACGCGGGCGGTCCGCGTCCGGCGCTGGTGGCCGGTCACAGCCTCGGTGAATACTCGGCGCTGGTGGCCGCGGGCGTGATCCCGTTCGCCGACGCCGTGCCGCTCGTGCGCTTCCGCGCGCAGGCGATGCAGGAAGCCGTGCCGGTGGGCGAGGGCGGCATGGCCGCGATTCTTGGCCTCTCGGATGACGACGTGCGCGCGGCCTGCGCCGAAGCCGCATCGGCGGGCGTGGTCGAGGCCGTCAACTTCAACGCGCCGTCGCAGGTCGTGATCGCGGGCCACAAGGGCGCGGTCGAGCGCGCGTGCGAGATCGCCAAGGCGAAGGGCGCCAAGCGCGCGCTGCCGCTGCCGGTGTCCGCGCCGTTCCACTCGTCGCTGCTGAAGCCCGCTTCGGACCGCCTCAAGGAACGCATGGCGACGCTGACGTTCGCCGCGCCGCAGATCCCACTCGTGAACAACGTCGATGTGGCCATCGTCAGCGACCCGGAGCAGATCAAGGATGCGCTCGTGCGCCAGGCCGCCGCACCGGTGCGCTGGGTCGAGTGCGTGCAGAAGATCGCCGCAGAGGGCGTGACCCACGTGATCGAATGCGGTCCGGGCAAGGTACTTGCCGGCATGACCAAGCGCATCGACGGCAACCTCGTCGGTGGCGCGATCTTCGATCCGGCATCGCTGCAGGACACACTGGCGCTGCTGAAGTAA
- a CDS encoding DegQ family serine endoprotease — protein MVAMLVLGPAVSMSGHAQAAASNYNLPDFTDLVEKASPAVVNIRTTERVRARGNGTPDDDEMAEFFRRFFGVPMPGQPTPPGGGGNTPRRGQPPQGEEQSRGVGSGFIISQDGYVMTNAHVVADAETIYVTLPDKREFKAKLIGSDKRTDVALIKLEATGLPRLTLGDSDKIRPGEWVLAIGSPFGLDNSVTAGIVSAKGRDTGDYLPFIQTDVAVNPGNSGGPLINLRGEVIGINSQIYSRSGGYMGISFAIPIDEAMRVVEQLKTSGKVTRGRIAVAIGDVTKEVADSLGLGRARGALVGSVEPGGPAEKAGIEAGDIILKFNGRDIEKASDLPRMVGDTKPGTRVPLQFWRKGQTRDVSITVAELEPDNAKVARSRGGDKKGGDEGAQQAPKPNALGLVVNDLAEARLKELKVKSGVEVDTADGPALRAGIRPGDIILRLGDTDVTGARQFNDLVKALDKSRIVAIFVRRGDATQVLTLRPNGQAR, from the coding sequence ATGGTGGCCATGCTCGTGCTTGGCCCGGCCGTTTCCATGTCCGGCCACGCACAAGCCGCGGCATCGAACTACAACCTGCCGGACTTTACCGATCTGGTGGAGAAGGCCAGCCCCGCCGTCGTGAATATCCGTACCACCGAACGCGTGCGCGCGCGCGGCAACGGCACGCCCGACGATGACGAGATGGCCGAGTTCTTCCGCCGGTTCTTCGGCGTGCCGATGCCGGGCCAGCCGACGCCTCCGGGCGGTGGCGGCAATACGCCGCGCCGCGGTCAGCCGCCGCAGGGCGAGGAGCAGAGCCGTGGCGTGGGGTCGGGCTTCATCATCAGCCAGGACGGCTACGTGATGACGAACGCCCACGTGGTGGCCGATGCGGAAACCATCTACGTGACGCTGCCGGACAAGCGCGAGTTCAAGGCCAAGCTGATCGGCTCCGACAAGCGGACCGACGTGGCGCTGATCAAGCTGGAGGCGACGGGCCTGCCGCGCCTGACGCTCGGGGACTCGGACAAGATCCGCCCGGGCGAATGGGTGCTGGCCATCGGCTCGCCGTTCGGGCTCGACAACAGCGTGACGGCGGGCATCGTCTCGGCCAAGGGCCGCGACACCGGCGACTACCTGCCGTTTATCCAGACCGACGTGGCGGTGAACCCGGGCAATTCCGGCGGCCCGCTGATCAACCTGCGCGGCGAGGTCATCGGCATCAACTCGCAGATCTACAGCCGCAGCGGCGGCTATATGGGCATTTCGTTCGCGATTCCGATCGACGAGGCGATGCGCGTGGTCGAGCAGCTCAAGACGTCGGGCAAGGTCACGCGCGGCCGGATCGCGGTGGCGATCGGCGACGTGACGAAGGAAGTGGCCGATTCGCTGGGGCTGGGCCGCGCGCGTGGCGCGCTGGTCGGCAGCGTCGAGCCGGGCGGCCCCGCGGAAAAGGCGGGTATCGAGGCGGGTGACATCATCCTGAAGTTCAACGGCCGCGATATCGAGAAGGCCTCGGATCTGCCGCGCATGGTGGGCGACACCAAGCCGGGCACGCGCGTGCCGCTGCAGTTCTGGCGCAAGGGCCAGACGCGCGACGTGTCGATCACGGTTGCCGAACTGGAACCCGACAACGCCAAGGTGGCGCGCTCGCGCGGCGGCGACAAGAAGGGCGGCGACGAGGGCGCCCAGCAGGCACCGAAGCCCAATGCGCTCGGACTGGTGGTAAATGACCTCGCCGAAGCGCGCCTCAAGGAGCTCAAGGTCAAGTCGGGCGTCGAAGTCGATACGGCAGACGGTCCGGCGTTGCGGGCCGGGATTCGTCCGGGCGACATCATCCTGCGCCTCGGCGACACGGACGTTACGGGCGCGCGCCAGTTCAACGATCTGGTCAAGGCGCTCGACAAGAGCCGCATCGTGGCCATCTTCGTGCGCCGCGGCGACGCCACGCAGGTGCTGACACTGCGCCCGAACGGGCAGGCCCGCTGA
- the rpoE gene encoding RNA polymerase sigma factor RpoE has protein sequence MSEREADQLLVERVQQGDKRAFELLVAKYHRKIIRLISRLVRDPAEVEDVAQDAFIKAYRALPQFRGESAFYTWLYRIAVNTAKNYLATQGRRPEASSDIDAEEAETFADGEQLRDINTPESMLHTRQVAETVNRAMEALPEELRTAITLREIEGLSYEEISEAMGCPIGTVRSRIFRAREAIAEKLRPLLGTAEGKRW, from the coding sequence GTGAGCGAACGCGAAGCCGATCAGCTTCTTGTTGAACGCGTCCAGCAGGGCGACAAACGGGCATTTGAATTGCTGGTGGCCAAGTACCACCGCAAGATCATTCGCCTGATCTCGCGCCTCGTCAGGGACCCCGCCGAAGTGGAGGATGTGGCGCAGGATGCCTTTATCAAGGCATATCGCGCCTTGCCCCAATTCCGGGGCGAATCCGCTTTCTACACGTGGCTGTACCGGATTGCGGTCAATACTGCCAAGAACTATCTGGCGACCCAGGGCCGGCGCCCGGAGGCCTCCAGCGATATTGACGCCGAAGAGGCTGAAACTTTTGCGGACGGTGAACAACTAAGGGATATCAATACGCCGGAGTCGATGCTCCATACGCGGCAGGTGGCCGAGACGGTCAACCGGGCGATGGAGGCGCTGCCGGAGGAATTGCGTACCGCCATCACCCTTCGCGAGATCGAGGGCCTCAGTTACGAGGAGATCTCCGAGGCGATGGGGTGCCCCATCGGCACGGTGCGCTCGCGGATCTTCCGCGCGCGGGAAGCCATTGCCGAGAAATTGCGGCCCTTGCTGGGAACGGCAGAGGGCAAGCGGTGGTAA